One genomic window of Coregonus clupeaformis isolate EN_2021a chromosome 12, ASM2061545v1, whole genome shotgun sequence includes the following:
- the rpl29 gene encoding 60S ribosomal protein L29, translating to MAKSKNHTTHNQSRKAHRNGIKKPRPDRYESMKGVDPKFMKNMRFAKKHNKKGQKTANAAAKKIADAAPAAP from the exons ATGGCAAAGTCAAAGAATCACACCACCCACAACCAGT CCCGTAAGGCCCACAGGAATGGGATCAAGAAGCCCAGACCAGACCGTTACGAGTCCATGAAAGGG gTCGACCCTAAGTTCATGAAGAACATGCGTTTCGCCAAGAAGCACAACAAAAAGGGCCAGAAGACCGCCAACGCAGCAGCCAAGAAGATCGCCGATGCAGCACCTGCTGCACCTTAG